The DNA region ATCACGGGCGAGAAGCGGGCGATGGCGCCGGTGCGCAAGTAGTCACCGTAGGCGAAACCGCCGGGAATGATGACCACGTCGCAGTTTTCCAGATCATGAGACTCGTGCCAGAGAAAAGTGACGGGTTGGTGAGCGACCGACTCGAGAACCCAGTAGGGATCGTGATCGCAGTTGGAGCCGGGGAACCTGATCACGCCGAATTTCATGATGCCAGTCTAGCATGCGGTCAGGAGGCCCTCCCGACACCTAGGAAAACACGGGAGCGCGGACAGGAGCGTCCGCGCACACACGTCCGCGCTACCCGGAATCGGAAATTACCTGGGGGGTGGTTCGGGGCCATCCAGGTCCAGGGATGGTGGTGGAGGCGGAACACCGGGTGGGAACGGTGCTGTCATCGAGCCTGGTGGCCCAACCCTTCTAATAAACATTTGTTGGGTTCGGGTGTGGATGGCTTGTAACTGCTTCCACTGCTCCAGGCTGAGGACCTTGCGGAAGTCGAGAGTCATAAGCGTGAACTCGCGCTCCAGTTTGCCTCGCGCGGCGAGCAGCTGGTCGACCTGCGCGGTCACCTGTTTCTCGTCGGGATAATCTGCATGCATCAACTGCTCCAGCTTCAAATCCTGTTTTTGAGTTTCGGCGCCATAGTCGATCAGCTTAAGGCGATGCTGGTAGAAACTGTCTTCGAGTTGCTTGATCTGATTGTCAGTCAGATGCAGCTTGCTCACGATTTCGGAGTTTTTCCACCAGTTGCCGAGCTCTCCCTTGTAAAACATGACGTTGCCGCCGCCCATCGGGCCGCCGGAAACTGCCACACCGCCGACGGCTCCGCCGATTGGGCCGCCAGTGGTGACCGAGACTTGGGCGAGCATTAGATTAGGAATAACAAGCAGCCAAAACCAAGCGAATTTGATTTGCATAGCGTTCTCCTCCAGAGAGTGCTATTTGGACTTTGTCAGGGCAGTACGATTCATCTCGTACGCCAAAAGGGTTGCTGGGGCCAGGGCATCGGGCACCTGGCTGTTTACGGTATGTTCCACTTCCACAAGCAAGGCGAAATCCTGGTCCTGACTACGAATGGATTGGCTGTACGTGGGCGCCGGAACAGCTGGGGGCTTCGCGGGTTTCAGAAGAAACACCCCAAGAACAATCAAACCTACGACCATGCTCCAGGCCAGACCTGGAATGCCTTGGCTTGAGCGTGCGGCAATCTGGCTTTCAATGCGCGCGCGCTGCGCGGACCAGAAGAACTCATCGCGGGCAGCAAGCTGCTGTGAGTCGTCGCGGAAAGCCGCGAGCGGTGCTGCGATCAGGTCGCGCTCACGGCGGCAATCGGCGCAAGATGCGAGGTGGCCGGCAACGCTGCCGGATGGCTCCTCCCACAGCGATGCGTTCAACTCAAATTCACTCAGATGGGGATTCACTGACCTGCTCCTTTTAGCCGGGTTCGGATGCCACTCAGGGCGCGAGAGAGATGCGCCTTAACGGTTCCAATTTCAACGTCGAGGGTGGCGGCAATTTCCTGCAGAGTCATATCTTCGGCAAAGCGCAGCAGGAAGACTTCACGTTGATTAGGAGATAAGCGGTTGGCGGCTTTCCAGATGGCCGCTACCCGCTCCCGCTCCACGAGTTGTGCTTCCGACGAAAGCTTGCCATCGGGTATTTGCTCGGCGATATCACTCAACTCTTGCCGGTCTGGCGCGTGAAACAGTTTTTGCCAGAAGCCGCGACGCTTGCTGCGGAAGTAATCGCGAGTCAGGTTGATGGCGATTCTGGTCAGCCAGGTCTCGACCGCAGCTTCTCCGCGGAAGCTGGCACGCTTCCGGTAAGCCCGCAGGAAGCATTCCTGAGTGAGATTG from Terriglobales bacterium includes:
- a CDS encoding sigma-70 family RNA polymerase sigma factor, whose protein sequence is MADIVTGMLPIEAVPDAKSLAEQDFNQIVRLHQRRIYRILLCVLKDPDAADNLTQECFLRAYRKRASFRGEAAVETWLTRIAINLTRDYFRSKRRGFWQKLFHAPDRQELSDIAEQIPDGKLSSEAQLVERERVAAIWKAANRLSPNQREVFLLRFAEDMTLQEIAATLDVEIGTVKAHLSRALSGIRTRLKGAGQ
- a CDS encoding periplasmic heavy metal sensor, whose amino-acid sequence is MQIKFAWFWLLVIPNLMLAQVSVTTGGPIGGAVGGVAVSGGPMGGGNVMFYKGELGNWWKNSEIVSKLHLTDNQIKQLEDSFYQHRLKLIDYGAETQKQDLKLEQLMHADYPDEKQVTAQVDQLLAARGKLEREFTLMTLDFRKVLSLEQWKQLQAIHTRTQQMFIRRVGPPGSMTAPFPPGVPPPPPSLDLDGPEPPPR